The Rutidosis leptorrhynchoides isolate AG116_Rl617_1_P2 unplaced genomic scaffold, CSIRO_AGI_Rlap_v1 contig510, whole genome shotgun sequence genome contains a region encoding:
- the LOC139884163 gene encoding dihydroneopterin aldolase 2-like produces the protein MEDIEILRGDKLVLRGMMFHGYHGVKPEERKLGQKFLIDVDAWMDLRKACQSDQLTDTLSYTDIYRIVKGIVEGTPQNLLESVAQLISSTTLAKHPQVTAIRVKVGKPHVAVQGPIDYLGVEILRYRSIDAPPN, from the exons ATGGAAGACATTGAGATATTGAGGGGAGACAAACTGGTTTTAAGGGGAATGATGTTCCATGGTTATCACGGAGTAAAACCAGAAGAAAGGAAACTGGGTCAGAAGTTCTTGATCGATGTGGATGCCTGGATGGATCTCCGGAAGGCTTGTCAGTCTGACCAGTTGACGGACACCTTAAGTTACACTGACATCTACCG GATAGTGAAGGGAATTGTTGAAGGAACACCTCAGAATCTTCTCGAGTCGGTGGCGCAACTAATTTCATCAACCACTCTAGCAAAGCATCCTCAAGTAACTGCCATTCGTGTGAAAGTTGGGAAGCCTCATGTTGCTGTCCAGGGTCCTATCGATTACTTGGGTGTCGAGATTCTCAGATACAGAAGCATTGATGCTCCACCAAATTGA